The Saprospiraceae bacterium genome includes a window with the following:
- a CDS encoding methyltransferase domain-containing protein — MSRKQWYETLFENYGQKYDNEIFTEGTLGESDFIEKEVHFNKELKIIDVGCGTGRHSIELCKRGYDVTGIDLSESMLSKAKENANKQGLNIEFLRFDARKLPFDRQFDVAIMLCEGGFPLMETDEMNFEILTNVSRALKEKSKFIFTTLNGLFPLFHSINDFHSESKNEGNATYDSKNFDLMTFRDHNVTSFQDDEGIEKQIECNERYYVPSEITWLLKSLGFTKIDIFGAKLGAFSRDDILSTQDFEMLVIAERFGVALQDPT, encoded by the coding sequence ATGAGCAGAAAACAATGGTACGAAACACTGTTTGAAAATTACGGTCAAAAATATGATAATGAGATCTTCACCGAAGGCACACTTGGTGAGAGTGATTTTATTGAAAAAGAAGTTCATTTCAACAAAGAGCTGAAAATCATCGATGTGGGTTGTGGAACAGGCAGGCATTCTATAGAGCTGTGCAAAAGGGGATACGATGTCACAGGTATTGATCTTTCAGAATCCATGCTCTCAAAAGCCAAAGAAAACGCTAATAAACAGGGGTTAAATATTGAGTTTTTGAGGTTTGATGCGCGAAAGTTACCATTCGACAGGCAGTTTGATGTCGCCATTATGTTGTGTGAAGGTGGTTTTCCGCTGATGGAAACTGATGAGATGAATTTTGAAATTCTGACCAATGTATCCCGCGCGTTAAAAGAGAAATCAAAATTTATATTTACAACATTGAATGGTTTGTTTCCTTTGTTTCACTCCATCAATGATTTCCATTCTGAAAGTAAGAATGAAGGCAATGCCACTTATGACAGCAAAAACTTTGACCTGATGACATTTCGCGATCATAATGTTACATCATTTCAGGATGATGAAGGTATCGAAAAACAGATTGAGTGTAATGAACGCTATTATGTCCCATCTGAAATCACTTGGCTACTTAAATCATTGGGATTTACAAAAATTGATATATTTGGCGCCAAACTAGGTGCATTTTCGAGAGATGACATACTGTCTACACAGGATTTTGAAATGCTGGTCATCGCAGAGAGATTTGGAGTAGCTTTGCAGGATCCAACTTAA
- a CDS encoding OFA family MFS transporter translates to MSFLSREFTVAPDGFNRWKVPVAALCIHLCIGQIYAFSVFNKPLSQLIGVSAAVSEDWTLTQLGWIFSIALFFLGASAATFGKWMERVGPRKAMFAAAICFSCGFLLSALGIYTHQLWLLYLGSGVVGGIGLGLGYISPVSTLIKWFPDKPGMATGMAIMGFGGGGMIASPLSVYLMDRFKSDTSTGVGETFLVLGIIYLFVMLLGAFLVRVPAENWKPEGFDPALMQQKKMVTTQHVLVDNAVKTPQFYLLFGVLMLNVTAGIGVLGQASVMIQELFSEASVGAANAIDAKKAAGFVMLLSLFNMVGRFFWSSLSDYIGRRTTYVVFFTLGIILYASIPSIGKSGSVVLFVAAFAIIMSMYGGGFATIPAYLRDLFGTKQVGAIHGRLLLAWSAAAIFGPVIINYLRQYQLEVKGMPAAEVYSLTMHIMAGLLLIGLFCNLMVTPVHERFHDKQR, encoded by the coding sequence ATGTCATTCCTTTCAAGAGAGTTTACCGTAGCACCTGACGGCTTCAACAGATGGAAAGTACCTGTCGCAGCTCTTTGCATTCACCTCTGCATAGGGCAGATTTACGCATTCAGCGTATTCAATAAGCCTCTTTCACAACTTATCGGTGTTTCGGCAGCAGTTTCTGAAGATTGGACACTTACTCAATTAGGCTGGATCTTTAGTATCGCTTTGTTTTTTTTGGGAGCATCAGCAGCCACTTTTGGTAAATGGATGGAAAGAGTAGGTCCTCGTAAAGCAATGTTTGCTGCAGCAATTTGCTTCAGTTGCGGATTTTTACTTTCTGCACTGGGTATCTATACGCACCAATTGTGGTTGTTGTATCTTGGGTCAGGAGTAGTAGGTGGCATCGGACTTGGACTCGGCTATATATCACCGGTATCTACATTGATCAAATGGTTTCCTGACAAGCCCGGAATGGCTACAGGAATGGCCATCATGGGTTTTGGTGGTGGTGGGATGATTGCTTCACCGCTGTCTGTTTACCTGATGGATCGTTTCAAAAGCGATACTTCGACAGGAGTAGGTGAAACCTTCCTTGTATTGGGAATCATTTATCTATTTGTTATGTTATTGGGTGCTTTTCTTGTCAGAGTTCCGGCTGAAAACTGGAAACCTGAAGGTTTTGATCCCGCTCTAATGCAGCAGAAGAAGATGGTAACCACACAACATGTGCTGGTAGACAATGCGGTAAAAACACCTCAGTTTTACTTGCTTTTTGGTGTCCTTATGCTTAATGTGACTGCCGGGATTGGTGTCCTTGGCCAGGCCTCGGTGATGATACAGGAATTGTTTTCTGAAGCTTCAGTAGGCGCAGCCAATGCCATCGATGCCAAAAAAGCTGCCGGTTTTGTGATGTTACTCAGCTTGTTCAATATGGTAGGACGTTTTTTCTGGTCATCATTGTCTGATTATATCGGTCGTCGTACGACATATGTAGTCTTTTTTACGCTTGGGATTATATTATATGCTTCCATACCTTCCATCGGCAAATCAGGTTCTGTAGTGCTGTTTGTGGCAGCTTTTGCGATCATCATGAGTATGTATGGAGGTGGCTTTGCTACTATACCTGCATACTTAAGGGATTTATTTGGTACAAAACAAGTTGGTGCCATCCACGGACGTCTGTTGCTTGCATGGTCGGCTGCTGCCATCTTTGGTCCTGTTATCATCAACTATCTGCGTCAATATCAATTGGAGGTAAAAGGCATGCCTGCTGCTGAAGTATATTCACTGACGATGCACATTATGGCAGGATTGCTATTGATAGGACTTTTTTGCAACCTCATGGTGACGCCGGTTCACGAACGCTTTCATGATAAGCAAAGATAA
- a CDS encoding transglutaminase domain-containing protein — translation MIRITFFFFCFAFMSCHTSKITHAYTDKVVLEKILVKAGSNADNIKKVIQNVSKNQKPGALFLLNHMPEKDITSLTTEFISDQLNWAYVARDEFSWCRTLPDSVFYNEVLPYCSLDEDRDNWRPQFYKTFKPLVKDCHNIYQAIDSVNLNIQKILGVDYNVKRSKVNNSPLQAIREKMATCTGLSFLLVNAFRSVGIPARIAGTPMWTNMRGNHSWVEVWINGEWYFTEYYPDGLNKSWFVADAGRADIQNPRHWIYAASYKPSQTSYPLVWDRASKEIHAENVTQRYIRLYEKQMEKEKLMEDELWAEIVLYTSPASNVRVSKKITIKANDKEIDFGYSPSATDDLNKYLKIRLKKSTPYTLEYTDEQGKILSTEKTTGIQAIESIVLYEKM, via the coding sequence ATGATCAGGATCACTTTCTTCTTTTTTTGTTTTGCATTCATGAGTTGTCATACATCAAAAATTACCCATGCTTATACAGATAAAGTTGTATTGGAAAAAATTTTAGTCAAGGCTGGCTCAAATGCTGATAACATTAAGAAGGTCATCCAAAATGTATCTAAAAATCAAAAACCAGGTGCTCTTTTTCTACTTAATCATATGCCCGAAAAAGATATCACTTCACTGACTACAGAATTTATATCCGATCAGTTGAATTGGGCTTATGTGGCACGTGATGAATTCAGTTGGTGTCGCACTTTGCCGGACAGTGTGTTTTATAATGAAGTGTTGCCCTATTGTAGCCTTGACGAAGACCGAGACAACTGGAGGCCACAGTTTTACAAAACTTTTAAGCCTTTAGTTAAAGATTGCCATAACATATATCAGGCTATAGATTCTGTCAATCTGAATATTCAAAAAATATTAGGTGTTGATTACAATGTGAAGCGCAGCAAAGTCAATAATAGTCCTTTGCAGGCTATCAGAGAAAAAATGGCCACTTGTACAGGACTTTCATTTTTGCTGGTCAATGCATTCAGGTCTGTGGGTATTCCGGCTCGTATCGCAGGGACTCCTATGTGGACCAATATGCGTGGTAATCATAGTTGGGTAGAGGTCTGGATCAATGGTGAATGGTATTTTACAGAATATTATCCTGATGGGTTGAATAAAAGCTGGTTTGTAGCTGATGCGGGAAGAGCGGATATACAAAACCCCAGACACTGGATATATGCAGCTTCATATAAACCATCACAAACGTCGTATCCACTCGTTTGGGATCGTGCATCCAAGGAAATACATGCTGAAAATGTAACACAACGATATATCAGACTATATGAAAAGCAAATGGAGAAAGAGAAATTAATGGAAGATGAGCTTTGGGCAGAGATAGTATTATACACTTCTCCAGCTTCAAATGTAAGAGTTTCCAAGAAGATCACCATTAAAGCCAATGACAAGGAAATTGATTTTGGCTACTCTCCGTCGGCCACCGATGATCTTAATAAGTATTTGAAAATCAGGTTAAAAAAGAGTACACCTTATACTCTGGAATATACAGATGAACAGGGAAAAATTTTATCAACTGAAAAAACTACGGGAATTCAGGCAATCGAATCAATTGTACTCTATGAAAAGATGTAG
- a CDS encoding DUF177 domain-containing protein, producing MGVSNLYSLPYLGMKDGLHKYHFTAGNDFFAAFEHSPIHQGDFEINLEVDKRGYLSEFVFEISGKAKAVCDRCLADINFPVAGHYVLHSKLSTEEVEDDEIISIKPDQSHLDLSQYIYEMICLSLPLTNVYDCENEMPRICDDAVLSKLASGDNTKEADKPDSIVWQNLKGLIEDN from the coding sequence ATGGGTGTTTCTAATCTGTATTCTCTGCCTTATCTCGGTATGAAGGATGGATTGCACAAATATCACTTTACTGCGGGAAATGATTTTTTTGCTGCATTTGAGCATAGTCCTATCCATCAGGGTGATTTTGAAATAAATCTTGAAGTAGATAAGAGAGGTTATCTCAGTGAGTTTGTGTTTGAGATTTCAGGGAAAGCAAAGGCAGTATGCGATCGTTGCCTTGCAGACATCAATTTTCCTGTAGCCGGACATTATGTTCTTCACAGCAAGCTGAGCACTGAAGAAGTTGAAGATGATGAAATCATATCCATTAAACCTGACCAATCACATTTAGATCTGAGTCAGTATATATATGAGATGATATGCCTTTCTTTGCCTTTGACCAATGTATATGATTGTGAAAATGAAATGCCCAGAATCTGTGACGATGCAGTGTTGTCAAAACTGGCTTCCGGTGACAATACCAAAGAAGCAGATAAACCAGATTCCATTGTATGGCAAAATCTGAAAGGACTAATTGAAGACAACTGA
- the rpmF gene encoding 50S ribosomal protein L32 — protein MAHPKSRVSKARKNKRRTHHKALIPQLTVCKTTGEAHMMHRAYWHEGSMYYKGQVVIQAKEEEVVE, from the coding sequence ATGGCACATCCAAAGAGTAGGGTCTCCAAAGCAAGAAAAAACAAAAGAAGAACTCACCATAAGGCGTTGATTCCTCAATTAACAGTCTGTAAGACCACAGGCGAAGCTCATATGATGCACAGAGCCTACTGGCATGAAGGTAGCATGTACTACAAAGGTCAGGTAGTGATTCAGGCTAAAGAAGAGGAAGTAGTAGAATAA